The following proteins are co-located in the Oryzias melastigma strain HK-1 linkage group LG8, ASM292280v2, whole genome shotgun sequence genome:
- the tlk2 gene encoding serine/threonine-protein kinase tousled-like 2, with protein sequence MMEELHSLDPRRQELLEARFTGVGVAKGSSQSQNESSNQSLCSVGSLSDKELETPEKKVNEQKVRKRKADHFDGSQSKAGGRGHKISDYFEFAGGSGPGTSPARGIPPVVRSSPQHSLSNPPVAVQQGSPSSLGSAGAELSSCSVKPVSLHMLHKATQSDLTLEKLTALENNKNSDLEKKEGRIDDLLRANCDLRRQIDEQQKMLERYKERLNKCVTMSKKLLIEKSKQEKMACRDKSMQDRLRLGHFTTVRHGASFTEQWTDGYAFQNLIKQQERINSQREDIERQRKLLAKRKPPSMAQTPPPSLEQNKRKSKANGAESEALSQAEYHEQEEIFKLRLGYLKKEEAEIQAELERLERVRNLHIRELKRIHNEDNSQFKDHPTLNDRYLLLHLLGRGGFSEVYKAFDLTEQRYVAVKIHQLNKNWRDEKKENYHKHACREYRIHKELDHPRIVKLYDYFSLDTDSFCTVLEYCEGNDLDFYLKQHKLMSEKEGRSIIMQIVNALKYLNEIRPPIIHYDLKPGNILLVNGTACGEIKITDFGLSKIMDDDSYNSVDGMELTSQGAGTYWYLPPECFVVGKEPPKISNKVDVWSVGVIFYQCLYGRKPFGHNQSQQDILQENTILKATDVQFPPKPVVTPEAKAFIRRCLVYRKEDRIDVHQLASDPFLMPHIRKSVASSGGAAMAVASTSGSSNNSSSN encoded by the exons ATGATGGAAGAACTGCACAGCCTGGACCCCCGACGGCAGGAGCTGTTGGAGGCTCGCTTTACCGGGGTCGGCGTAGCCAAG GGCTCAAGTCAGAGTCAAAACGAGTCGTCTAACCAGAGTCTGTGCAGCGTCGGCTCCCTCAGTGACAAAGAGCTGGAG ACTCCGGAGAAAAAGGTGAATGAGCAGAAAGTGCGGAAACGCAAAGCAGACCACTTTGATGGCAGTCAAA gtaaagcaggaggaagaggacatAAAATTAGTGATTATTTTGAG TTTGCGGGAGGTAGCGGTCCTGGTACCAGTCCTGCCAGGGGGATCCCACCAGTGGTCCGCTCTTCCCCTCAACACTCTCTGTCCAACCCTCCTGTCGCG GTGCAGCAGGGAAGCCCGTCCTCTCTGGGCTCCGCCGGCGCCGAGCTCTCCTCGTGTTCGGTGAAGCCCGTGTCTCTCCACATGCTCCACAAAGCCACACAG TCTGACCTTACTCTGGAGAAACTAACTGCACTGGAGAACAACAAGAACTCCGACCTGGAGAAGAAGGAGGGCCGAATAGACGATTTGTTGCGG GCAAACTGTGATCTCAGAAGACAAATCGACGAGCAGCAGAAGATGCTAGAGCGGTATAAGGAGcgtctaaataaatgtgtgacCATGTCCAAGAAGCTCCTCATCGAAAAG TCCAAACAGGAGAAGATGGCCTGTCGGGATAAGAGCAtgcaggataggctccggctgGGACACTTCACCACAGTGAGACACGGAGCGTCTTTCACTGAACAGTGGACGGATGGATACGCCTTCCAAAACCTCATCAA ACAACAGGAGAGGATTAACTCTCAGCGAGAGGACATCGAAAGGCAGCGGAAGCTCCTGGCCAAACGCAAACCTCCGTCTATGGCTCAGACTCCACCGCCAAGCCTGGAGCAAAACAAGCGCAAGAGCAAGGCCAACGGAGCTGAAAGCGAAGC ATTATCCCAGGCAGAATATCACGAACAGGAGGAGATCTTTAAACTCAGATTAGGGTATCTGAAAAAG GAGGAGGCAGAGATTCAGGCGGAGCTGGAGAGATTGGAGCGAGTGCGTAATCTACACATACGTGAGCTGAAGAGGATCCACAACGAGGACAACTCCCA ATTTAAAGATCACCCGACGCTAAACGACAGATATCTGCTGCTGCATTTACTCGGTCGAGGAGGTTTCAGTGAAGTGTATAAG gCCTTCGATTTAACAGAGCAGAGGTATGTGGCAGTTAAAATCCACCAACTAAACAAGAACTGGAGGGACGAGAAGAAGGAAAATTATCACAA aCACGCCTGCAGAGAATATAGAATCCACAAAGAGCTGGACCACCCGCGAATAGTTAAACTTTACGACTACTTTTCACTCGACACTGACTC GTTCTGCACCGTCCTGGAGTACTGCGAGGGGAACGACCTGGACTTCTACCTGAAGCAGCACAAGCTCATGTCCGAAAAAGAAGGCCGCTCCATCATCATGCAGATAGTTAACGCTCTGAAGTACCTCAACGAGATCCGGCCGCCCATCATCCACTATGACCTGAAGCCTG GGAACATCCTGCTGGTGAACGGCACCGCCTGTGGAGAGATTAAGATCACCGACTTTGGCCTTTCTAAGATCATGGACGACGACTCCTACAACTCTGTGGACGGGATGGAGCTGACGTCACAGGGAGCAGGAACCTACTG GTATTTACCGCCGGAGTGTTTCGTCGTCGGTAAAGAGCCTCCAAAGATCTCCAACAAAGTGGATGTTTGGTCTGTGGGCGTCATTTTCTACCAGTGTTTGTACGGTCGCAAG CCTTTCGGCCATAACCAGTCCCAGCAGGACATCCTGCAGGAGAACACCATCCTGAAGGCCACAGACGTCCAGTTCCCCCCTAAACCTGTAGTCACTCCTGAAGCCAAG GCCTTTATAAGGCGCTGTTTAGTGTACCGTAAGGAGGACCGCATCGACGTGCACCAGCTCGCCAGCGACCCCTTCCTAATGCCTCACATACGCAAGTCAGTGGCGTCCTCGGGCGGCGCCGCCATGGCGGTGGCTTCCACATCCGGCTCCTCCAACAACAGCTCCTCAAACTGA